In one Silene latifolia isolate original U9 population chromosome 10, ASM4854445v1, whole genome shotgun sequence genomic region, the following are encoded:
- the LOC141608419 gene encoding uncharacterized protein LOC141608419 gives MANRLKLVIPAIISESQQAFVPDRLMSDGCLIAHEIMHYMNKTKKGTNCYSVIKLDMHKAFDRATPASFEAIRDIFQGFEEVSGQMINLQKTFIKFSPNSPEDFKTHMTSILRMKASDSFGTYLGVPVDLPKCKKTAFIDILDKITMRISALSSLHLSQASKFFIINSILLGSLVHILAPVPLPISILKKLDSLIAAFWWSKHSSHRSIHWLSQQHLHNPRDKGGLSIKFVTILGQAYLMKNFWRIHHKPEGLLAKYLKPKYKRDLPVPKQKSNVSQPSFVWQGICRVASSFTDTMAWKVGNGNSINLLSSHWIQGHPPRLRHDQGHTISMLSDFVTDNCSWKLQNIFRVFDTPTAKTICAMELPIIANDDFLY, from the exons ATGGCTAATCGGCTCAAATTGGTAATTCCAGCTATTATTTCAGAATCCCAGCAAGCATTTGTGCCTGATCGTCTCATGTCTGATGGTTGCCTTATTGCTCATGAAATAATGCACTACATGAACAAGACTAAGAAAGGCACGAATTGTTACTCCGTGATTAAGCTGGACATGCATAAGGCTTTTGATCGC GCAACACCTGCTTCCTTTGAGGCTATCCGAGATATTTTCCAGGGTTTTGAGGAAGTTTCTGGTCAAATGATTAATCTGCAAAAAACTTTTATTAAATTTAGCCCCAATTCTCCGGAAGATTTCAAAACTCATATGACCTCCATTTTGCGGATGAAAGCAAGTGATTCCTTTGGTACTTACTTAGGGGTTCCGGTTGATTTACCAAAGTGTAAGAAAACTGCTTTTATTGATATACTTGACAAGATTACAATGCGGATCTCGGCTTTGTCTTCACTTCACCTATCTCAAGCAAGCAAATTTTTTATCATCAACTCCATATTGCTCGGTTCTTTGGTTCATATTCTGGCGCCTGTCCCTTTACCAATTTCCATTTTAAAAAAATTGGATTCATTAATTGCGGCTTTTTGGTGGAGTAAACATTCTTCACACCGTTCTATTCACTGGCTGTCCCAACAACATTTGCACAATCCAAGAGATAAGGGAGGGCTTAGTATTAAATTCGTCACCATCCTTGGACAAGCTTATCTTATGAAGAATTTTTGGCGCATCCATCACAAGCCGGAAGGTTTACTTGCAAAGTACCTCAAACCAAAGTATAAGCGTGATCTTCCTGTTCCTAAGCAGAAGTCCAATGTTTCACAGCCTTCGTTTGTATGGCAAGGTATTTGTCGGGTTGCTTCTTCTTTCACTGACACTATGGCTTGGAAAGTTGGCAATGGTAACTCAATTAATCTTCTATCTAGTCACTGGATACAAGGTCATCCCCCAAGATTGCGTCACGACCAGGGCCATACCATATCTATGCTCTCTGATTTTGTTACTGACAATTGCTCCTGGAAACTGCAAAATATTTTTCGAGTTTTTGACACACCCACAGCTAAAACTATTTGCGCTATGGAACTGCCTATTATTGCAAATGACGACTTTCTCTATTAG
- the LOC141608420 gene encoding uncharacterized protein LOC141608420: MTTSVSASNKTSHIGLPHCCGVDSTGRSGGLLLHWDSSIDLSTLSLDPHFILCKITIPKDPCTNHVTYVLFIYGEARFEYRQALWNQLTLKLLGLSPLLIIGDINQVELFSDKFGGTSFIRGQREFTVWKIQNGLMNVHFSGPRFTWMNNQYNGKIILERLDRAYANKEWFNLFPSTSITNLPILVSDHAPILLSLLPSSKPRKRPYRIDNWCLTYPEVRQLVSNIWDTPFFGSSMYILSRKLASIVDEPSAYSFQQLCSSRLHVLRNQRQCWVQRSKIRSEVLDGFPTRFLYSRVKQRATKHRILALRTSDGVSLETSDSITSEIINYFKKLLCPETVFVPATPASFDHPCLAGLELPTLGSVECSLLQVPFSEHEILNALRGMDDSKSPGPDGITPKFFRTFWPQIGHLVSSAVLRFLNSGVMLKEWNNTIIVLIPKTDNP, from the exons ATGACTACCTCAGTCTCAGCTTCAAATAAAACTTCCCATATAGGTTTGCCACACTGCTGCGGTGTTGATTCAACGGGACGTAGTGGCGGCCTTCTTTTGCATTGGGACTCTTCTATAGACTTATCTACCTTAAGCCTAGATCCTCACTTTATTTTGTGTAAAATAACTATCCCTAAGGATCCTTGTACAAATCATGTAACATATGTTTTATTTATATATGGTGAAGCCCGGTTTGAATATCGACAAGCTCTATGGAATCAGCTCACTTTGAAGCTTTTGGGACTCTCTCCTTTGTTGATAATTGGTGATATAAATCAGGTTGAATTGTTTTCTGACAAGTTTGGAGGAACAAGTTTTATCCGTGGTCAGCGTGAATTTACGGTATGGAAAATTCAGAATGGTCTCATGAACGTCCATTTTTCTGGTCCCCGTTTTACTTGGATGAATAATCAGTACAACGGTAAAATTATTTTGGAACGCCTCGACCGTGCTTATGCCAATAAAGAATGGTTTAATCTCTTTCCTTCCACTTCAATTACCAATCTTCCTATTCTTGTCTCCGACCATGCGCCCATCTTACTTTCTCTGTTACCGAGTTCAAAACCTCGCAAACGACCATACCGCATTGACAATTGGTGTTTAACTTATCCAGAAGTTCGACAACTCGTTTCCAATATATGGGACACGCCTTTCTTTGGATCATCCATGTATATTTTGTCTCGAAAATTGGCCTCT ATTGTTGATGAACCTTCAGCTTATTCTTTCCAGCAACTTTGCTCCTCTCGATTACACGTACTGCGTAATCAACGACAATGCTGGGTTCAACGATCAAAAATCAGGTCCGAAGTCTTGGATGGCTTTCCTACACGGTTTCTCTATAGTAGGGTAAAGCAACGCGCCACAAAGCATCGCATTCTGGCCCTTCGCACTTCTGATGGTGTTTCGTTGGAAACATCGGACTCTATTACGTCTGAAATTATCAAttatttcaaaaaattgttgtgTCCTGAAACGGTCTTTGTTCCTGCCACTCCTGCGTCATTTGACCATCCGTGTTTAGCTGGACTGGAGTTACCCACGCTTGGCTCCGTTGAATGTTCCCTTTTACAAGTACCTTTCTCGGAACATGAAATTTTGAATGCTCTACGTGGAATGGATGACTCAAAATCGCCTGGTCCAGATGGTATTACTCCCAAATTTTTCCGTACATTTTGGCCACAAATTGGACATCTTGTTTCTTCGGCGGTCCTTAGATTTCTTAATTCAGGCGTCATGCTCAAGGAGTGGAATAACACCATCATTGTCCTCATACCAAAAACTGATAATCCATAA